One window from the genome of Brucella anthropi ATCC 49188 encodes:
- a CDS encoding ParB/RepB/Spo0J family partition protein, translating into MYLVTLDPRALKDNPDKTRQSKSSPQGDALLLATIKAVGIIQPPVVEPEKDGGNGYIIDAGHRRVRQAIAAGLEEIQVLVDEAANDNGAMRSMVENTAREPLNPVDQWRGIERLVALGWTEEAIALALTLQVRQVRKLRLLANVLPAMLDQMALGDMPSEQQLRTIASASVEEQKQVWKANKPKKGERASWHQISSALAKKRMYAKDASFGDDLAAAYGVEWVEDLFAPADEDTRYTTNVEGFLGAQHEWMTANLPKRGAIVEVNSWGQPELPRKAERVYSKPQKSDHAGIYLDRDGKVQTVYYRLPEVKKPKGAGGATTGGVGEAEDDTIIGAKPRPDVTQKGLDMVGDFRTDALHEALGRAPIEDDTLLALLVLAFAGTNVRVDSGAGDTVYGQKRFARHVVRLIDENGKLSFDLDTLRVVARSTLVEVLSCRRGMSNSGVISRIAGDAIGADGYLPNMGSEDFLLCLSRQALEASCKDASVLPRQKVRETRAALVDHYQDGHFVHPSALFAPEAGDVADLIKRGEVIDADDDGPGSDEEEIAASEDVEAGTEAAHSDPSEAGDGESGEDPADTDGGSDTPATDEDDSAYGIAAE; encoded by the coding sequence ATGTATCTTGTCACGCTCGATCCACGCGCGCTGAAAGACAACCCCGACAAGACACGCCAGTCAAAGTCATCGCCACAGGGTGATGCGCTACTTCTGGCCACCATCAAGGCCGTCGGTATTATCCAGCCGCCAGTGGTCGAACCCGAAAAGGATGGCGGTAACGGCTACATCATCGATGCCGGCCATCGCCGCGTGCGCCAGGCCATCGCCGCTGGCCTTGAGGAAATTCAGGTTCTCGTCGATGAGGCGGCGAACGACAATGGTGCGATGCGCTCCATGGTGGAAAACACGGCACGCGAACCCCTCAACCCGGTCGACCAATGGCGTGGCATCGAACGGCTCGTGGCTCTCGGCTGGACCGAGGAAGCGATCGCGCTGGCGCTGACACTTCAGGTACGGCAGGTCCGCAAGCTCAGGCTTCTCGCTAACGTATTGCCTGCGATGCTCGACCAGATGGCGCTCGGCGACATGCCGTCCGAGCAGCAGCTTCGCACCATCGCCTCCGCCAGTGTCGAAGAACAGAAGCAGGTCTGGAAAGCCAACAAGCCGAAGAAGGGCGAGCGGGCATCCTGGCACCAGATTTCCAGTGCACTTGCCAAGAAGCGTATGTACGCCAAGGACGCGAGCTTCGGCGACGATCTCGCGGCAGCCTATGGTGTCGAATGGGTCGAGGATCTCTTCGCTCCGGCCGACGAGGATACGCGCTACACAACCAACGTCGAGGGCTTCCTCGGTGCTCAGCACGAGTGGATGACGGCCAATCTCCCGAAACGTGGTGCCATCGTCGAGGTCAATTCCTGGGGACAGCCGGAACTGCCCAGGAAAGCCGAGCGCGTCTACAGCAAGCCGCAGAAATCGGACCATGCCGGCATCTATCTCGATCGTGATGGTAAAGTGCAGACGGTCTATTATCGTCTTCCCGAGGTGAAGAAGCCGAAGGGCGCCGGTGGTGCGACGACGGGCGGTGTCGGAGAGGCCGAGGACGACACGATCATTGGCGCAAAACCACGCCCCGATGTCACTCAGAAGGGCCTCGACATGGTCGGGGATTTTCGGACCGATGCCTTGCATGAGGCGCTCGGCCGCGCGCCGATCGAGGACGATACATTGCTGGCTCTGCTGGTACTCGCCTTTGCAGGTACCAACGTACGCGTCGATTCCGGAGCCGGGGACACGGTTTACGGGCAGAAGCGTTTTGCCCGGCATGTCGTCCGACTGATCGATGAGAATGGCAAGCTGTCCTTCGATCTCGACACCTTGCGGGTCGTTGCCCGCTCGACGCTGGTCGAGGTGCTGTCATGCCGCCGTGGTATGTCGAACAGTGGCGTTATCTCCAGGATTGCCGGCGATGCCATCGGGGCGGATGGCTATCTGCCGAATATGGGCAGCGAAGACTTCCTGCTTTGCTTGTCGCGCCAGGCGCTGGAGGCGTCCTGCAAGGACGCTTCCGTTCTGCCGCGCCAGAAGGTGCGCGAAACCCGCGCTGCGCTGGTCGACCATTATCAGGACGGCCATTTCGTGCACCCCTCGGCTCTCTTCGCACCGGAGGCTGGCGACGTGGCAGATCTGATAAAGCGTGGCGAGGTCATCGACGCCGATGACGACGGCCCGGGTAGTGACGAGGAGGAGATTGCCGCCTCCGAGGATGTCGAGGCTGGAACCGAGGCGGCTCACAGCGACCCGTCCGAAGCCGGTGATGGTGAATCGGGTGAGGATCCTGCCGATACAGACGGTGGATCCGACACGCCGGCAACCGACGAAGACGACAGCGCCTACGGTATCGCCGCCGAATAG
- a CDS encoding DUF7007 domain-containing protein, translated as MNRQANAHDAMTPQNSGVEFARSADDFPVARIGDITLAMLPLVDGGVFLASAWRVYRPLAEMTRADFYGHERRLDDEAAFRDRVFETAEHRRELAGLDRVERRIACSTPWGASQMATVYAEGVTSHMTAGHGGFHLSMERNLRIHPSLRKETPWYEEDAEWAIVAVTFPELFTSYERRIAGNTIRNSWPDAWETINGCVLDPAESWEKARRLFDTAHADDWVVISAILSDQHQGMTEVIATLGGKRDLSAGERRYLVPSPEYGTRNPLGFVIDPGRHQLYDGSSSFVGWKARRTAG; from the coding sequence ATGAACAGGCAAGCCAACGCCCATGATGCAATGACCCCCCAAAATTCAGGGGTCGAGTTCGCGCGCAGTGCTGATGATTTCCCGGTCGCCCGGATCGGCGATATCACGCTCGCGATGCTGCCGTTGGTTGATGGCGGCGTTTTCCTTGCCAGTGCCTGGCGTGTGTACCGGCCACTCGCGGAGATGACACGAGCCGATTTTTACGGTCACGAACGCCGGCTGGACGACGAGGCGGCATTCCGCGATCGCGTGTTCGAGACGGCCGAACACCGTCGCGAGCTTGCAGGTCTTGACCGTGTCGAGAGGCGGATCGCCTGCAGCACCCCATGGGGCGCCTCGCAAATGGCGACGGTCTATGCCGAGGGTGTGACGTCACACATGACGGCCGGTCACGGCGGATTTCACCTGTCGATGGAACGCAATCTGCGAATCCATCCTTCGCTTCGCAAGGAGACCCCGTGGTACGAAGAAGATGCCGAATGGGCGATCGTCGCCGTGACTTTCCCGGAGCTATTCACCAGCTACGAGCGCCGGATCGCCGGAAATACGATCCGCAATAGCTGGCCGGATGCGTGGGAAACAATCAACGGCTGCGTGCTGGATCCTGCCGAATCCTGGGAAAAGGCCCGCAGGCTTTTCGACACCGCGCATGCAGACGATTGGGTGGTCATTTCCGCCATCCTTTCCGACCAGCATCAAGGCATGACCGAAGTGATCGCCACGCTCGGCGGGAAACGCGACCTTTCTGCCGGGGAGCGGCGCTATCTTGTGCCAAGTCCCGAATATGGCACCCGGAACCCGCTCGGTTTCGTCATCGATCCGGGCCGTCATCAACTCTACGACGGTTCGTCGAGCTTCGTGGGCTGGAAGGCGCGGAGGACGGCCGGATGA
- a CDS encoding ProQ/FinO family protein has protein sequence MDGVIEGDHMNNEQTSKMKPWVTSQGPVPASANDLKKAAAINELLTEPAAILPQQETDPILPFEIGIFEQFSGRLQPKIARIRLRRAVAAYAAAKNYLLACAQPDAMRHDIAGRPTSPVSADDRMAAQLRVTEIRRQRKLQADMAGGTPDIDIGGTQQD, from the coding sequence ATGGACGGCGTTATCGAAGGGGATCACATGAACAACGAACAAACGTCCAAGATGAAGCCCTGGGTCACCTCGCAAGGCCCGGTTCCTGCCAGTGCCAATGATCTCAAAAAAGCCGCTGCCATCAACGAGTTGCTGACCGAACCCGCGGCAATCCTTCCGCAGCAGGAAACCGATCCGATCTTACCATTCGAGATCGGCATCTTCGAGCAATTCAGCGGCAGACTTCAGCCTAAAATTGCCAGGATCCGTCTTCGGCGTGCTGTCGCCGCCTATGCGGCTGCAAAAAACTACCTGCTGGCCTGCGCCCAGCCGGATGCCATGCGCCATGATATTGCCGGACGTCCGACATCGCCGGTCAGTGCCGACGACAGAATGGCAGCGCAACTGCGCGTGACCGAAATTCGCCGCCAAAGAAAATTGCAGGCCGATATGGCCGGCGGCACACCCGATATCGATATCGGCGGTACCCAACAGGATTGA
- a CDS encoding ArdC family protein has product MSRKEHSDRSDIYSRITDRIIADLEKGVRPWMKPWSSANAAGRVTRPLRHNGQPYSGMNVLLLWSEGIAPGFASQTWMTFKQALQLDAAVRKGETGSTVVFASRFTKSEDDGKGGEVDREIPFLKAYSVFNVEQIDGLPDHYYHHPVVQIDPVERLEQVDRFFRRTGALIRHGGSQAYYSPVMDYIQMPPFETFKDAASYYATLSHEATHWTASPERVGRDLSRYAKDRSERSREELIAELGSVFLAADVGISPELEPRPDHASYLHSWLKVLGEDKRAIFQAAAHAQRATAYLHGLQPNGAEHREAA; this is encoded by the coding sequence ATGAGCAGGAAAGAGCACAGCGATCGAAGCGATATCTATTCACGGATCACCGACCGGATCATCGCCGATCTGGAAAAAGGCGTCCGGCCGTGGATGAAACCCTGGAGTTCCGCCAACGCCGCTGGTCGGGTTACCCGGCCGCTGCGCCACAACGGACAGCCCTATTCCGGCATGAACGTCCTCCTGTTGTGGTCGGAGGGTATCGCGCCAGGCTTTGCCTCACAGACCTGGATGACGTTCAAACAGGCCTTGCAGCTGGATGCTGCCGTGCGCAAGGGCGAGACCGGTTCCACCGTCGTCTTCGCCAGCCGCTTCACAAAGTCCGAGGACGATGGAAAGGGCGGCGAGGTCGATCGGGAGATCCCGTTCCTGAAGGCCTACAGCGTATTCAATGTCGAACAGATCGACGGTCTGCCCGACCATTATTACCATCATCCGGTCGTGCAGATCGATCCCGTCGAGCGCCTCGAACAGGTTGACCGGTTCTTTCGCCGCACCGGGGCCCTTATCCGGCATGGCGGTAGCCAGGCCTATTATTCGCCGGTCATGGACTACATCCAGATGCCCCCCTTCGAGACGTTCAAGGATGCGGCCAGCTACTATGCAACCTTGAGTCACGAGGCAACCCATTGGACGGCAAGTCCGGAGCGGGTCGGACGCGACCTCAGCCGCTATGCCAAGGACAGATCGGAGCGTAGCCGCGAAGAGCTAATTGCCGAGCTGGGCAGCGTTTTTTTAGCCGCGGACGTGGGAATTTCGCCCGAGCTCGAACCACGGCCCGACCATGCAAGCTACCTCCACTCATGGTTGAAGGTATTGGGTGAAGATAAGCGCGCAATCTTCCAGGCAGCGGCCCATGCGCAACGCGCCACCGCCTATCTGCATGGCTTGCAGCCGAACGGTGCTGAACACAGGGAGGCTGCGTGA
- a CDS encoding DUF736 domain-containing protein yields the protein MAVIGEFTTNGNTIVGNVRTLTVAMKARLNPIERVSRDAPDFRVTSGAAEVGAGWNSVSANGEPYISLKLDDPSFNAPINAALWPAEKEGDYVLVWSRPNREAA from the coding sequence ATGGCAGTCATCGGCGAATTCACCACCAACGGCAACACCATCGTCGGCAACGTTCGCACTCTAACCGTCGCAATGAAGGCCCGCCTCAATCCCATCGAGCGCGTCTCCCGCGACGCCCCGGACTTCCGCGTCACCTCTGGCGCCGCCGAAGTGGGAGCCGGCTGGAACTCGGTCTCGGCGAACGGCGAGCCCTACATCTCCCTCAAGCTCGACGATCCGAGCTTCAACGCCCCGATCAACGCCGCCCTGTGGCCGGCCGAAAAAGAAGGCGACTACGTCCTCGTCTGGTCCCGCCCGAACCGCGAGGCCGCATGA
- a CDS encoding HU family DNA-binding protein codes for MTTTNEIADKIASEQNLSKVQAKAIVESVFRQITEAALAGAETSIPSFGKFKLKETPEREGRNPATGATIKIAAAKKLAFTPGKAVKDALNA; via the coding sequence ATGACCACGACCAATGAAATTGCTGACAAGATCGCGTCCGAGCAGAACCTTAGCAAGGTGCAGGCCAAGGCGATTGTGGAGAGCGTCTTCCGGCAGATTACCGAGGCGGCGCTGGCCGGTGCGGAGACGTCCATTCCGAGCTTTGGCAAATTCAAGCTGAAGGAAACACCGGAGCGCGAGGGGCGCAACCCGGCAACCGGGGCGACGATCAAGATCGCGGCCGCGAAGAAGCTGGCGTTTACGCCGGGCAAGGCCGTAAAGGACGCACTCAACGCCTGA
- a CDS encoding thermonuclease family protein: MFGGYLVATQDIIVDLGPPMSARANAPVSVRFDICPNGPHRDCVVDGDTFWLGDQKIRIADIDTPELSPPRCEAERIKGEAAKTRLLDLLNDGAFSLVAGDRDEDRYGRKLRRVVRDGQSIGDILVAEGLARRWDGARHPWCD; the protein is encoded by the coding sequence GTGTTTGGCGGTTATCTTGTCGCAACGCAGGACATCATCGTTGATCTCGGGCCGCCGATGTCTGCACGGGCAAACGCTCCGGTTTCGGTTCGCTTCGATATCTGTCCGAATGGACCGCATCGCGACTGCGTGGTCGACGGCGACACGTTCTGGCTTGGTGATCAGAAGATCAGGATTGCGGATATCGACACGCCGGAACTCAGCCCGCCGCGGTGTGAGGCGGAGAGGATCAAGGGCGAGGCGGCGAAGACACGTTTGCTCGACCTCCTCAATGACGGGGCATTCTCGCTTGTGGCGGGTGATCGGGACGAGGACAGGTATGGCCGGAAGTTGCGCAGGGTTGTCCGCGACGGGCAGTCCATCGGCGACATTCTGGTTGCTGAAGGTCTGGCGCGGCGCTGGGACGGCGCACGGCATCCCTGGTGCGATTGA
- a CDS encoding DUF3846 domain-containing protein translates to MTLNAYLVEVETRSIRMVTIDPANSLADIRRHIGCNLIDMVRIDRNHCIIVDDNGLMDEIPCFTEVADYASPLAGNLLIVGTDQFGETVSPQRPIEDFAAILTIRFPVLSPTFEAISGPHVFGSRVSGFTATLKAANPAVIATV, encoded by the coding sequence ATGACCCTCAACGCCTATCTTGTCGAAGTCGAAACCCGCAGCATCCGTATGGTGACGATCGATCCGGCAAACAGCCTTGCCGACATTCGCCGTCATATCGGATGCAACCTCATCGACATGGTGAGGATCGACCGGAACCATTGCATCATCGTTGACGACAACGGGCTGATGGACGAGATCCCATGCTTCACCGAGGTGGCGGATTATGCAAGTCCGCTGGCCGGCAATCTCCTGATCGTCGGTACCGACCAGTTTGGCGAAACCGTTTCACCGCAGCGGCCCATCGAGGATTTTGCCGCCATCCTGACGATCCGGTTCCCGGTCCTGTCACCGACTTTCGAGGCAATCAGCGGACCGCATGTATTCGGCAGCCGCGTCAGCGGTTTTACCGCCACGCTGAAGGCCGCCAATCCGGCCGTCATCGCCACGGTGTGA
- a CDS encoding MobC family plasmid mobilization relaxosome protein, with protein MAGYGKMCYILSSKSRNTSAIDYCYSVLELLKLMDDGITDGGAAVKAKPQTIHSRVSADEYDAIDAAAKAADMTMSAFFKAVFLQGAGVKPVFNDEDRALLSLMLEDMRVIGVNLNQVARALNSGKLVSDSEIRMVVGDVQKMQVGVLSELRRVTKRSGYRHRSKE; from the coding sequence ATGGCAGGATACGGAAAAATGTGCTACATTTTATCCAGTAAATCGCGAAACACGTCCGCGATTGATTATTGCTACTCTGTGCTGGAGCTGTTGAAGCTTATGGATGACGGAATTACCGATGGTGGGGCGGCAGTTAAAGCCAAGCCGCAAACCATTCATAGCCGCGTTTCGGCGGACGAATATGATGCAATCGATGCAGCCGCAAAGGCGGCTGACATGACGATGAGTGCATTTTTTAAAGCTGTATTCCTGCAAGGGGCAGGAGTGAAGCCAGTCTTTAATGACGAAGACCGGGCGCTTTTGTCTCTCATGCTAGAAGACATGCGTGTGATTGGCGTCAATCTCAATCAGGTAGCCCGAGCTCTGAATAGTGGAAAATTGGTATCTGATAGCGAAATCCGCATGGTGGTCGGGGATGTGCAGAAGATGCAGGTCGGCGTCCTCAGCGAGTTGCGGCGCGTTACCAAGCGATCCGGATACAGGCATCGCAGCAAGGAATAG
- a CDS encoding LPD7 domain-containing protein, translated as MEFFLGAFESEWEQHRAALLHELSLGSSAASGAEEEMRRRLRELQIAGGVAAAGSASVPKMRTGSSRAQGFQIFGSTASKPIAAARPMEARLAAVAAGSQPSVVKMASYGGGARFGAMVNYVSRSGEIHVEKENGERLHGREDLARLRGDWEPLFQNRAESRDIGTFHVTIEATGFKTEEALHQLVRESLASGLSNRSFAYAVSQPSHGVLKVDGLVVLRSAEGERLTGDPKAADIIQRRYNESAVSELARARFRFTGYGNGVEYGAAKLRNLVEEHKGEVRDDKGREISDARSAGDLVQKQWRRELHSRKGRDVAHVIMSAKAGTNVQAFEGAVRDFLAAQFEGHRYIFAMHDPFSDPKEMGQGGKRPHIHAHAIIAMRSDAGDRVETSPQVFRQWRELMAEKARQHGIAMEMTDRREFANAPAYTRNQVRPVNREGRTEHEGTSAAAQSRYDAKRSGRRSVARSVRSLEYTVKVTQSWEKIAMASGNHQIASYAIQQRDIVVSTSSHQSEAKTSNIVHAEFGSHYRTNLVKLQNIILEGEKVREMSRSDFEAYEKEVETALFRLGRNLGPEEKADLDQVAQYTREHVNLMREHMELTEQRGLTVETPSRESEQDSSSMQIAREADSEIAKPAHVIVEAEQGRPSADNASEPRSSMDDEEKAAAASYQAEMDRSFPDEITRRYYIREDHGGTQRVFVDSKGEREVFQDNGEKLRAKSFDAQGVRLMIETAAHRGWTSIEITGSKEFRRETWLEGQAHGISVKGYQPTELDWQDLARREQSYLRNEIVPIEGRALDAAHRDQEQSAGSDQSSKVDREPQNADNSGTSHSKTVDYKEGVQGILVETGEKPYQDNEKNEPSPFVVIETANGNRTVWGVGLPDALHRAGAEIGDEIHLRSTGTERVLKTVIQEVDGQKQRVEQMVDRRAWEANVLEERDRTDGKVEGSKQLDNQINMEVKGVARDGETLRTDPPQQQVPRLQELEQEQQQKKERDEHER; from the coding sequence ATGGAGTTTTTTCTCGGAGCCTTTGAGAGTGAATGGGAGCAGCATCGCGCGGCGCTGTTGCATGAGCTTTCTTTGGGTTCCAGTGCTGCGAGTGGCGCGGAAGAAGAAATGCGCCGGAGGCTGCGCGAACTGCAAATCGCAGGAGGTGTCGCAGCAGCAGGTAGTGCTTCAGTGCCGAAAATGCGTACGGGATCCTCAAGGGCACAGGGTTTCCAGATCTTTGGAAGTACGGCAAGCAAGCCAATTGCGGCAGCTAGGCCGATGGAAGCGCGTCTGGCCGCGGTCGCAGCAGGCAGTCAACCGTCCGTGGTAAAAATGGCATCGTACGGTGGCGGTGCGCGGTTCGGCGCGATGGTCAATTACGTATCTCGCAGCGGGGAAATACACGTCGAAAAGGAAAATGGTGAGCGCCTTCATGGTCGCGAGGATCTAGCCCGGTTGCGGGGAGATTGGGAGCCATTGTTTCAAAATCGTGCCGAGAGCAGGGATATTGGAACTTTCCATGTGACGATCGAAGCTACTGGTTTCAAAACAGAAGAAGCTTTGCACCAGCTCGTACGCGAAAGCCTGGCGAGCGGGTTAAGTAATCGCAGCTTCGCTTATGCAGTTTCGCAGCCATCACATGGAGTTTTGAAAGTTGACGGTCTGGTGGTCTTGCGCAGCGCGGAAGGGGAGCGGTTGACCGGCGACCCGAAGGCGGCTGACATTATTCAGAGACGTTACAACGAAAGCGCGGTGTCCGAGCTGGCGAGGGCGCGGTTCCGTTTTACGGGGTATGGTAATGGCGTGGAATATGGCGCTGCCAAGCTGCGAAATCTGGTCGAGGAACATAAGGGAGAAGTTCGCGATGATAAGGGGCGCGAGATCTCCGATGCGCGTTCCGCCGGCGACCTGGTGCAAAAGCAGTGGCGTCGGGAGTTGCATAGCCGCAAGGGCAGGGATGTGGCGCATGTCATCATGTCTGCCAAAGCAGGCACCAATGTTCAGGCTTTCGAAGGCGCTGTTCGGGATTTTCTGGCCGCTCAGTTCGAAGGACACCGCTACATATTTGCGATGCATGATCCGTTCAGCGATCCGAAGGAGATGGGGCAGGGCGGAAAGCGACCGCATATCCATGCCCATGCCATTATCGCTATGCGTTCGGATGCCGGTGATCGGGTAGAAACCTCGCCACAGGTTTTTCGCCAATGGCGCGAACTTATGGCTGAAAAGGCGCGCCAGCACGGAATCGCTATGGAAATGACGGACAGGCGCGAGTTTGCAAATGCTCCAGCCTACACGCGCAATCAGGTGCGGCCGGTTAATCGCGAGGGACGAACGGAACATGAGGGGACGAGTGCGGCGGCTCAGTCGCGTTATGATGCCAAGCGGTCAGGTCGGCGGAGCGTGGCGCGAAGCGTGCGCAGCCTTGAATATACCGTAAAGGTAACTCAGAGTTGGGAGAAAATTGCAATGGCAAGCGGCAATCATCAGATTGCCTCATACGCCATCCAGCAAAGAGATATAGTTGTATCAACCAGTTCGCATCAATCGGAAGCTAAAACTTCTAACATCGTTCATGCAGAATTCGGGTCACATTACCGCACCAATTTGGTAAAGTTGCAAAACATCATTTTGGAGGGTGAAAAAGTGCGCGAAATGTCGAGAAGCGATTTTGAGGCATATGAGAAAGAAGTTGAAACAGCTTTGTTCCGGCTTGGCCGCAATCTCGGACCGGAAGAGAAAGCCGATCTGGATCAGGTAGCGCAGTATACGCGCGAGCATGTCAATCTAATGCGCGAGCATATGGAATTGACTGAACAGCGTGGATTGACCGTTGAAACCCCATCTCGTGAAAGCGAGCAAGATAGCTCGTCAATGCAGATCGCTCGCGAAGCCGATTCCGAAATTGCCAAGCCAGCGCATGTTATCGTGGAAGCAGAGCAGGGTCGGCCATCGGCAGATAATGCCAGCGAACCTCGTTCAAGCATGGATGACGAGGAGAAAGCAGCTGCAGCATCCTATCAGGCCGAAATGGATCGTTCATTCCCGGATGAGATCACGAGACGATATTATATTCGTGAGGATCACGGGGGGACGCAGCGAGTCTTTGTCGATTCAAAGGGTGAGCGCGAAGTGTTCCAGGACAATGGAGAGAAGCTGCGCGCTAAATCGTTCGATGCTCAGGGCGTTCGGTTGATGATCGAAACAGCAGCGCATCGAGGCTGGACGAGCATCGAAATAACGGGGAGCAAGGAGTTCCGCCGTGAAACTTGGTTGGAGGGCCAGGCGCACGGTATTTCGGTCAAGGGCTATCAGCCGACGGAACTGGATTGGCAAGATCTGGCGCGTCGCGAGCAGTCCTACTTGCGCAATGAAATTGTTCCGATCGAGGGCAGGGCGCTGGACGCGGCTCACCGGGATCAGGAGCAATCTGCAGGATCGGATCAGTCGAGCAAGGTCGATAGAGAGCCACAGAATGCAGATAATTCTGGAACGTCACACTCGAAGACCGTCGACTATAAGGAGGGTGTGCAGGGCATCCTCGTTGAGACAGGCGAAAAGCCTTATCAGGATAATGAAAAAAATGAGCCTTCGCCATTTGTCGTTATTGAAACGGCCAATGGCAATCGCACGGTATGGGGTGTCGGATTACCGGATGCGTTGCATCGCGCCGGCGCTGAAATCGGCGATGAAATTCATTTGCGGTCCACTGGGACGGAACGCGTTTTGAAAACCGTCATTCAGGAAGTCGATGGTCAGAAGCAGCGTGTCGAGCAAATGGTCGATCGCCGGGCATGGGAAGCGAACGTGCTTGAAGAGCGGGATCGGACAGATGGAAAAGTTGAAGGTTCCAAACAGCTCGACAATCAGATTAATATGGAAGTGAAGGGCGTTGCTCGCGATGGAGAAACCCTGCGCACCGATCCACCCCAGCAACAAGTTCCGCGATTGCAGGAACTAGAACAAGAGCAGCAGCAAAAGAAAGAACGCGACGAACACGAGCGTTAA